From the Bdellovibrio reynosensis genome, one window contains:
- a CDS encoding TMEM165/GDT1 family protein: protein MDWKIFASTFITIFLAEMGDKTQFAALAASSQTKSTLTVLLAVVLALGLAGALGVIFGRFLGTLLSPVVMKYVSGSLFILVGIWVLAAKS, encoded by the coding sequence ATGGATTGGAAGATTTTTGCGAGCACTTTTATAACAATTTTTTTGGCGGAAATGGGAGATAAAACCCAATTCGCAGCCTTAGCTGCATCTTCACAGACAAAATCGACTTTAACTGTTTTGTTAGCAGTCGTCTTGGCCTTGGGCCTAGCTGGTGCTTTAGGGGTTATCTTTGGAAGATTCTTGGGAACATTACTTAGCCCCGTGGTTATGAAGTACGTCTCTGGTTCTTTGTTTATACTTGTTGGTATTTGGGTTTTAGCTGCTAAGAGCTAA